A section of the Streptomyces sp. NBC_01363 genome encodes:
- a CDS encoding enoyl-CoA hydratase/isomerase family protein, whose translation MTANLEVRDGVGTILLDRPPMNALDVATQDRLRELAEEATRRDDVRAVVLYGGEKVFAAGADIKEMQAMDHTAMVVRSKALQDSFTAVARIPKPVVAAVTGYALGGGCELALCADFRIAADNAKLGQPEILLGLIPGAGGTQRLARLIGPSKAKDLIFTGRHVRAEEALTIGLVDRVVPAAEVYEQAHAWAAALAKGPALALRAAKESIDAGLETDIDTGLTIERNWFAGLFATEDRERGMRSFVEEGPGKAKFL comes from the coding sequence ATGACCGCAAACCTCGAAGTACGCGACGGCGTCGGCACGATCCTGCTGGACCGTCCGCCCATGAACGCCCTGGACGTCGCCACCCAGGACCGGCTGCGTGAACTCGCCGAGGAGGCGACCCGGCGCGACGACGTGCGGGCCGTGGTCCTCTACGGCGGCGAGAAGGTGTTCGCGGCGGGCGCGGACATCAAGGAGATGCAGGCGATGGACCACACGGCGATGGTCGTACGGTCCAAGGCGCTGCAGGACTCGTTCACCGCGGTGGCCCGGATCCCCAAGCCCGTCGTCGCCGCCGTCACCGGCTACGCGCTGGGCGGCGGCTGCGAGCTGGCGCTCTGCGCCGACTTCCGCATCGCCGCCGACAACGCCAAGCTGGGCCAGCCCGAGATCCTGCTCGGGCTGATCCCGGGTGCGGGCGGCACCCAGCGCCTGGCCCGGCTGATCGGCCCCTCCAAGGCCAAGGACCTGATCTTCACCGGCCGCCATGTCAGGGCCGAAGAGGCCCTGACGATCGGTCTGGTGGACCGTGTGGTGCCCGCCGCCGAGGTGTACGAGCAGGCGCACGCCTGGGCCGCCGCGCTGGCGAAGGGGCCGGCTCTCGCGCTGCGCGCCGCCAAGGAATCCATCGATGCCGGTCTGGAGACGGACATCGACACCGGGCTCACGATCGAGCGGAACTGGTTCGCCGGACTGTTCGCCACCGAGGACCGGGAGCGCGGAATGCGCAGCTTTGTGGAAGAGGGTCCGGGCAAGGCCAAATTCCTCTGA
- a CDS encoding ATP-binding protein has protein sequence MMVPMAGLEGVEQPRPHSGAAAARWMSAVEDEQAFKALELFGNPTEGEVRLPSRPESAATARRLTSCVVLRQWALCPQTAEYAVLLVSELVGNAVRHTGARVFGLRMLRRRGWIRIEVRDPSRGLPCLMPVQEMDISGRGLFLVDKLSDRWGVDLLPRGKTTWFEMRISDR, from the coding sequence ATGATGGTGCCCATGGCGGGCTTGGAGGGTGTGGAACAGCCGCGACCGCACAGCGGTGCGGCAGCGGCGCGCTGGATGTCGGCCGTCGAGGACGAACAGGCGTTCAAGGCGCTGGAGTTGTTCGGAAATCCGACGGAGGGTGAAGTCCGGCTGCCCTCCCGTCCGGAGTCGGCGGCCACCGCCCGGCGGCTCACCTCGTGCGTGGTGCTCCGTCAGTGGGCGCTCTGCCCGCAGACCGCCGAGTACGCCGTGCTGCTCGTCTCGGAGCTCGTCGGCAACGCGGTGCGGCACACCGGTGCCCGGGTCTTCGGGCTGCGGATGCTGCGCCGTCGCGGCTGGATCAGGATCGAGGTGCGCGACCCCTCGCGCGGGCTGCCCTGTCTGATGCCCGTTCAGGAGATGGACATCAGCGGACGGGGCCTCTTCCTCGTCGACAAGCTCTCCGATCGCTGGGGTGTGGATCTGCTGCCGCGCGGCAAGACCACCTGGTTCGAGATGCGGATCTCCGACCGCTGA
- the glgX gene encoding glycogen debranching protein GlgX: MSSAAEQEAVQETGVPGPPPAVWPGAPTPLGARFRVGPDGVAGTNFALWAGGSEAVELCLFDEDGTERRLVLTELTHEIRHGFVPGVRPGQRYGYRVHGRWDPWTGARWNPSKLLLDPYARAVDGSFTLPAEVYGHVRDWPQQQVADTVRDERDSAPYVPKGVVVQDEDDWAEDRRPKTPWADSVIYELHVRGFTKLHPEIPEELRGTYAGLAHPAAIGHLLRLGVTAVELLPVHQFAHEDHLLRRGLHNYWGYNSIGYFAPHAGYSASGSAGRQVGEFKRMVRALHDAGIEVILDVVYNHTAEAGELGPMLSLRGIDNRGYYRLQSDARRYADYTGCGNTLHVVQPQVLRLITDSLRYWVTEMGVDGFRFDLAAALARSMHDVDMLSPFLAVIAQDPVLRRVKLIAEPWDIGNGGYQVGAFPPLWTEWNDRYRDAVRDFWRGALPDVRDLGYRLTGSSDLYAWGGRRPYASVNFVTAHDGFTLRDLVSYEQKHNEANGEDNRDGTSDNRAWNCGAEGESEDPGINALRRRQLRNLLTTLLLSTGVPMLVAGDEMGRTQGGNNNAYCQDNEIGWLDWSLLEQPGWRELTELTARVLRLRHTHPVLRRRAFFSGLPQAADGLRDLAWFTPRGTEMTEGDWYAPAATVGLYLSGRDIPGRDARGEQITDDSFLAILHADHRPSAFRLPGPPWAQSYELVLDTSREDQSTAPGTVHPGDGTLTVPARSVLLLRVTE; the protein is encoded by the coding sequence GTGTCGAGCGCAGCCGAGCAGGAGGCAGTGCAGGAGACGGGAGTGCCGGGGCCGCCACCGGCCGTGTGGCCCGGCGCCCCGACGCCGCTCGGGGCCCGCTTCCGGGTGGGGCCCGACGGGGTCGCGGGCACCAATTTCGCACTCTGGGCGGGCGGTTCGGAGGCCGTCGAGCTCTGTCTCTTCGACGAGGACGGCACCGAGCGGCGCCTCGTGCTGACCGAGCTGACCCATGAGATCCGGCACGGCTTCGTGCCGGGCGTGCGGCCGGGGCAGCGCTACGGCTACCGGGTGCACGGTCGCTGGGACCCCTGGACGGGAGCCCGCTGGAACCCGTCGAAACTGCTCCTCGATCCGTACGCACGGGCGGTGGACGGCTCGTTCACGCTTCCGGCCGAGGTGTACGGCCATGTGAGGGACTGGCCGCAGCAGCAGGTCGCCGACACCGTCCGCGACGAACGGGACTCCGCTCCGTACGTCCCCAAAGGTGTCGTGGTCCAGGACGAGGACGACTGGGCCGAGGACCGCCGGCCCAAGACCCCGTGGGCGGACTCCGTCATCTACGAACTGCATGTGCGCGGCTTCACCAAGCTGCACCCCGAGATCCCCGAGGAACTGCGGGGCACGTACGCGGGTCTCGCCCATCCGGCGGCCATCGGACATCTGCTGCGGCTCGGGGTGACGGCGGTGGAGCTGCTGCCGGTGCATCAGTTCGCCCACGAGGACCATCTGCTCCGTCGCGGGCTGCACAACTACTGGGGCTACAACTCCATCGGCTACTTCGCCCCGCACGCCGGCTACTCGGCGAGCGGCAGCGCGGGCCGGCAGGTCGGCGAGTTCAAGCGGATGGTGCGGGCCCTGCACGACGCCGGGATCGAGGTGATCCTCGACGTGGTCTACAACCACACGGCGGAGGCGGGCGAGCTCGGTCCGATGCTGTCGCTGCGCGGCATCGACAACCGCGGCTACTACCGCCTCCAGTCCGACGCCCGCAGATACGCGGACTACACCGGCTGCGGCAACACCCTGCACGTGGTCCAGCCGCAGGTGCTGCGGCTGATCACGGACTCGCTGCGCTACTGGGTGACGGAGATGGGCGTCGACGGTTTCCGCTTCGACCTGGCGGCGGCGCTGGCCCGCTCCATGCACGACGTGGACATGCTCTCGCCGTTCCTCGCGGTGATCGCCCAGGACCCGGTGCTGCGCCGGGTGAAGCTGATCGCCGAGCCGTGGGACATCGGCAACGGCGGCTACCAGGTGGGCGCCTTCCCGCCGCTGTGGACCGAGTGGAACGACCGCTACCGGGACGCCGTACGGGACTTCTGGCGCGGCGCCCTGCCCGACGTACGGGATCTCGGCTACCGGCTCACCGGCTCCAGCGACCTCTACGCGTGGGGCGGCCGACGCCCGTACGCCTCGGTCAACTTCGTCACCGCGCACGACGGCTTCACCCTGCGCGACCTCGTCAGCTACGAACAGAAGCACAACGAGGCCAACGGCGAGGACAACCGGGACGGCACCTCGGACAACCGGGCCTGGAACTGCGGCGCCGAGGGCGAGAGCGAGGACCCCGGGATCAACGCCCTGCGCCGCCGCCAGCTGCGCAATCTGCTGACCACGCTGCTGCTGTCGACGGGCGTGCCGATGCTGGTCGCGGGCGACGAGATGGGCCGTACGCAGGGCGGCAACAACAACGCGTACTGCCAGGACAACGAGATCGGCTGGCTGGACTGGTCACTGCTCGAACAGCCCGGATGGCGGGAGCTGACCGAGCTGACCGCGCGGGTGCTGCGGCTGCGCCACACCCATCCGGTGCTGCGCCGCCGGGCCTTCTTCTCCGGGCTGCCGCAGGCGGCGGACGGGCTGCGGGACCTGGCGTGGTTCACCCCGCGGGGTACGGAGATGACGGAGGGCGACTGGTACGCACCGGCCGCCACGGTCGGGCTGTATCTCTCCGGGCGCGACATCCCCGGCCGGGACGCGCGCGGCGAACAGATCACGGACGACAGCTTCCTGGCGATCCTGCACGCCGATCACCGGCCCTCCGCCTTCCGGCTCCCGGGTCCGCCGTGGGCGCAGAGCTACGAGCTGGTCCTGGACACCTCTCGGGAGGACCAGTCCACGGCCCCCGGCACCGTCCACCCGGGCGACGGGACGCTGACCGTGCCGGCCAGGTCGGTGCTGCTGCTGCGCGT
- a CDS encoding YncE family protein encodes MSPSTKHTAALLGGVLLAVLTGCGTPAEKTNVQAVGSEAARPAEPDHVAPPGLPGMPPVLDTKDVYAADRGKLSPVVKDFPSRVYVPNTNSDTVSVIDPATYKVIKTIKVGRQPQHVVPSWDLKTLWVNNDIGDSLTAIDPATGKTGPTVPVSDPYNLYFTPDGKYAVVMASMDRQLVFRDAHTMKTAKTLPVDCAGVNHADFSTDGRYFIVSCEFSGELLKVDTAGMKVVGQQKLPLKGAMPQDVKLSPDGGTFYIADMIADGIWVLDGKKFTTPKLLRTGKGAHGLYVSRDSKEMYISNRGEGSISVFDFARRELVKKWRLPGGGSPDMGGVSADGKVLWLSGRYNAEVYAIDTATGKQLARIPVGSGPHGLAVYPQPGRYSLGHTGVFR; translated from the coding sequence ATGTCTCCCTCCACCAAACACACCGCGGCCCTGCTCGGGGGTGTCCTGCTGGCCGTACTCACCGGCTGCGGCACCCCCGCCGAGAAGACGAACGTCCAGGCCGTCGGCAGCGAGGCCGCCCGGCCCGCCGAGCCCGACCACGTCGCACCGCCGGGGCTCCCCGGGATGCCTCCGGTGCTCGACACCAAGGACGTCTACGCGGCAGACCGGGGAAAACTCTCACCGGTCGTCAAGGACTTCCCGTCCCGGGTGTACGTCCCCAACACCAACTCCGACACCGTGTCCGTGATCGACCCCGCGACGTACAAGGTCATCAAGACCATCAAGGTCGGCCGCCAGCCGCAGCACGTCGTCCCGTCCTGGGACCTGAAGACCCTCTGGGTCAACAACGACATCGGTGACAGCCTCACGGCCATCGACCCGGCCACCGGGAAGACCGGTCCCACGGTGCCGGTCTCCGACCCGTACAACCTCTACTTCACCCCGGACGGCAAATACGCCGTGGTGATGGCCTCGATGGACCGTCAACTGGTCTTCCGCGACGCCCACACCATGAAGACGGCCAAGACCCTCCCGGTCGACTGCGCGGGCGTCAATCACGCCGACTTCTCCACCGACGGCCGGTACTTCATCGTCTCCTGCGAGTTCTCCGGCGAGCTCCTCAAGGTCGACACGGCCGGGATGAAGGTCGTCGGCCAGCAGAAGCTGCCGCTCAAAGGCGCGATGCCGCAGGACGTGAAGCTGTCGCCCGACGGCGGGACGTTCTACATCGCGGACATGATCGCCGACGGGATCTGGGTGCTGGACGGGAAGAAGTTCACCACCCCGAAGCTGCTGCGCACCGGCAAGGGTGCCCACGGCCTCTACGTCAGCCGCGACTCCAAGGAGATGTACATCTCCAACCGCGGCGAGGGCTCCATCTCCGTCTTCGACTTCGCACGGCGCGAGCTGGTGAAGAAATGGCGTCTGCCCGGCGGCGGCAGCCCCGACATGGGCGGGGTCTCGGCGGACGGCAAGGTCCTCTGGCTGAGCGGACGTTACAACGCCGAGGTCTACGCGATCGACACCGCCACCGGCAAACAGCTCGCCCGCATCCCGGTGGGCAGCGGCCCGCACGGACTCGCCGTCTACCCGCAGCCGGGCCGCTACTCGCTCGGCCACACCGGCGTCTTCCGCTGA
- a CDS encoding Ig-like domain-containing protein, giving the protein MNGQPISGTSAGANGVRGGRGSTGLLALVLGALLLLVTACGGGDDAGNGKGGGKVDDNSASQAVVTVAPKDGADSVATSGALKVSADQGKLTTVKVSDPKGAEVEGKIAADGASWAPDQHLAAATKYKVHAIAKDSKGRESAKDTSFTTLVPQNTFIGQYAPEDGSTVGVGMPVSIHFTRGITDPDAVENAIKVTAEPSVPVEGHWFGNDRLDFRPEEYWAAGTKVTVKLNLDGVEGRPGVYGKQAKTISFTIGRKQVSTVDASTHRMKVVRDGQQIKDIPISAGAPATTTYNGQMVISEKLKVTRMNGDTVGFGGEYDIKDVPHAMRLSTSGTFIHGNYWGASSIFGSTNTSHGCVGLQDVRGAWSKKTSAAWLFDNSLIGDVVVVKNSHDSTIQPDNGLNGWNMSWSEWTK; this is encoded by the coding sequence TTGAACGGGCAGCCGATATCGGGGACATCGGCCGGGGCGAACGGCGTACGGGGCGGGCGAGGGTCCACCGGACTGCTGGCTCTGGTACTGGGTGCGCTGCTGTTGCTGGTGACGGCGTGCGGCGGGGGAGACGACGCCGGCAACGGCAAGGGCGGGGGGAAGGTCGACGACAACTCCGCCTCGCAGGCCGTGGTGACCGTCGCGCCCAAGGACGGCGCGGACTCCGTCGCGACCAGCGGGGCGCTGAAGGTCTCGGCCGACCAGGGGAAGCTGACCACGGTCAAGGTCTCCGACCCCAAGGGCGCCGAGGTCGAGGGGAAGATCGCGGCGGACGGCGCGAGCTGGGCGCCGGACCAGCATCTGGCCGCGGCGACCAAGTACAAGGTCCACGCGATCGCCAAGGACTCGAAGGGCCGTGAGTCGGCGAAGGACACCAGCTTCACCACGCTGGTCCCGCAGAACACCTTCATCGGGCAGTACGCCCCCGAGGACGGCTCCACGGTCGGCGTCGGGATGCCCGTCTCGATCCACTTCACCCGCGGCATCACCGACCCGGACGCGGTCGAGAACGCGATCAAGGTGACGGCCGAGCCGTCCGTACCGGTCGAGGGCCACTGGTTCGGCAACGACCGACTGGACTTCCGCCCCGAGGAGTACTGGGCCGCGGGCACCAAGGTGACCGTGAAGCTCAACCTCGACGGCGTCGAGGGACGCCCCGGTGTCTACGGCAAGCAGGCCAAGACGATCTCCTTCACCATCGGCCGCAAGCAGGTCAGCACGGTCGACGCGAGCACGCACCGGATGAAGGTCGTCCGTGACGGTCAGCAGATCAAGGACATCCCGATCTCGGCGGGCGCCCCGGCGACCACCACGTACAACGGCCAGATGGTCATCAGCGAGAAGCTCAAGGTGACCCGGATGAACGGTGACACCGTCGGCTTCGGCGGCGAGTACGACATCAAGGACGTGCCGCACGCGATGCGTCTGTCCACCTCGGGCACCTTCATCCACGGCAACTACTGGGGCGCCTCCAGTATCTTCGGTTCGACCAACACCAGCCACGGCTGCGTCGGTCTGCAGGACGTGCGCGGCGCCTGGAGCAAGAAGACCTCGGCGGCCTGGCTCTTCGACAACTCGCTCATCGGCGACGTCGTGGTCGTGAAGAACTCGCACGACAGCACGATCCAGCCGGACAACGGCCTCAACGGCTGGAACATGTCCTGGTCGGAGTGGACCAAGTAG
- a CDS encoding EF-hand domain-containing protein, which produces MADIESARKAFERFDLNGDGLISAAEYKSVMAQLGDPYVTETVAQAVINSHDANGDGLLTFDEFWAAQNKG; this is translated from the coding sequence GTGGCGGACATAGAGTCGGCGCGCAAGGCATTCGAGCGGTTCGATCTGAACGGCGACGGGCTGATCTCGGCCGCCGAGTACAAGAGCGTGATGGCTCAGCTCGGCGACCCCTACGTCACCGAGACGGTGGCCCAGGCCGTCATCAACTCGCACGACGCCAACGGCGACGGGCTGCTCACGTTCGACGAGTTCTGGGCGGCGCAGAACAAGGGCTGA
- a CDS encoding Ig-like domain-containing protein translates to MNHVAKRAVANPATVLTWAGLLVVLAVLTGCTGAGSIFSGKAGPPQDAIQVTPRNGAKNIHPDDRIGVKVPDGRLESVEVARIEDAQSQKVPGRIADDGRSWAPRAGADRLRLAAKYSVDAVAVDGSGKRSARHTTFTTAVPEHRFIGYFRPENRSTVGTGMIVSFDFNRPVSNRAAVQKAIRVTAVPPIEVVGHWFGGKRLDFRPAAYWKPGTEVTVEMALRDVEGAPLVYGTQDKKIAFEVGRSQTSLVDAAAHTMEVRRDGKLVSTFPITAGSAGTATYNGKMVVSEMHEVTRMDGRTVGFGGEYDIKDVPHALRLTDSGTFLHGNYWSDEDVFGSDNVSHGCVGLEDVQGGSSDTPAGRFFDRTLIGDVVEVVKSADKQVAPDNGLGGWNLGWTRWKAGSALR, encoded by the coding sequence GTGAACCACGTAGCGAAGAGAGCGGTGGCGAACCCGGCCACCGTGCTGACATGGGCAGGACTGCTCGTCGTACTGGCCGTACTGACCGGCTGCACCGGCGCCGGATCGATCTTCAGCGGGAAGGCGGGCCCGCCGCAGGACGCGATCCAGGTCACCCCGCGGAACGGGGCGAAGAACATCCATCCGGACGACCGGATCGGGGTGAAGGTCCCCGACGGCCGGCTGGAGAGCGTCGAGGTGGCACGGATCGAGGACGCGCAGAGCCAGAAGGTGCCGGGCCGGATCGCGGACGACGGCCGGTCCTGGGCGCCCCGGGCGGGCGCGGACCGGCTCAGGCTCGCCGCCAAGTACAGCGTGGACGCGGTGGCCGTGGACGGCTCGGGGAAGCGATCGGCCCGCCACACCACCTTCACCACGGCCGTGCCCGAACACCGCTTCATCGGCTACTTCAGACCGGAGAACCGGTCCACGGTCGGCACCGGGATGATCGTCTCCTTCGACTTCAACCGGCCGGTCAGCAACCGCGCGGCCGTGCAGAAGGCCATCCGGGTGACGGCCGTTCCGCCGATCGAGGTGGTGGGGCACTGGTTCGGCGGGAAGCGCCTCGACTTCCGCCCCGCCGCCTACTGGAAGCCGGGCACCGAGGTGACCGTCGAGATGGCGCTGCGCGACGTGGAGGGTGCGCCGCTCGTCTACGGCACCCAGGACAAGAAGATCGCCTTCGAGGTGGGCCGCTCCCAGACGTCCCTGGTCGACGCGGCCGCGCACACCATGGAGGTGCGCCGCGACGGCAAGCTGGTCTCGACCTTCCCGATCACGGCAGGCTCCGCGGGAACGGCCACGTACAACGGGAAGATGGTGGTCAGCGAGATGCACGAAGTGACCCGGATGGACGGCCGAACGGTCGGCTTCGGCGGCGAGTACGACATCAAGGACGTCCCGCACGCCCTCCGGCTCACCGATTCCGGTACCTTCCTGCACGGCAACTACTGGTCGGACGAGGACGTCTTCGGCTCGGACAACGTCAGCCACGGCTGTGTCGGGCTGGAGGACGTACAGGGCGGCAGCAGCGACACCCCGGCCGGCCGGTTCTTCGACCGGACGCTCATCGGCGATGTGGTCGAGGTCGTCAAGTCCGCGGACAAGCAGGTCGCACCGGACAACGGGCTCGGCGGCTGGAACCTGGGCTGGACCCGGTGGAAGGCCGGCTCCGCCCTCCGCTGA
- a CDS encoding GNAT family N-acetyltransferase — protein sequence MDDALARILAAAAQGRFPPPDGSTTVVGQPGARDAGVLAFTAHSVVFTAEDPGWVRSVLAGTPGDALAATMNPHFLGALLSRTGRHMNTIDLLTVADALPGEPEIALREIEDPEHPRVARAMKYRDEVRVWSADGGVVILGRGVAGRWETAIEVAEEARGRRLGERLARAARHLVPDAVVWAQQSPGNARSVRTFQAAGYRPVGSEALLIAG from the coding sequence ATGGATGACGCACTGGCACGGATTCTGGCAGCCGCGGCGCAGGGGCGGTTTCCCCCGCCGGACGGTTCGACGACCGTGGTGGGGCAGCCCGGTGCCCGGGACGCGGGAGTGCTGGCGTTCACCGCGCACTCGGTGGTCTTCACCGCCGAGGACCCCGGCTGGGTGCGGTCCGTGCTGGCCGGCACCCCCGGCGACGCGCTCGCCGCGACGATGAATCCGCACTTCCTGGGCGCGCTGCTGTCCCGGACCGGCCGGCACATGAACACCATCGATCTGCTGACGGTCGCGGACGCGCTGCCCGGCGAACCGGAGATCGCGCTGCGGGAGATCGAGGACCCGGAGCATCCGCGGGTGGCACGGGCGATGAAGTACCGCGACGAGGTGCGGGTCTGGTCCGCCGACGGCGGGGTGGTGATCCTCGGCCGGGGCGTCGCGGGGCGCTGGGAGACCGCGATCGAGGTGGCCGAGGAGGCGCGCGGCCGGCGGCTCGGCGAACGGCTGGCGCGGGCTGCCCGGCATCTGGTGCCGGACGCGGTGGTGTGGGCCCAGCAGTCGCCGGGGAACGCCCGCAGTGTGCGGACGTTCCAGGCGGCGGGCTACCGGCCGGTGGGCTCGGAGGCCCTGCTGATCGCGGGGTGA
- a CDS encoding carboxylesterase/lipase family protein — MTAVPLPIPGTSPRVSTAHGAVRGTLEQGVAVFRGIPYAAAPVGPRRFRAPEPPEPWEGVRDAVAFGPTAPKRPYSPPLDRLLPDPDVAGEGCLNLNVWTPSPARTGLPVLVWIHGGSLLHGSSSVPLYDGTAFARDGVVLVSVNYRLGIEGFGVLPDAPANLGLLDQIAALTWVRDNIAAFGGDPDLVTVCGESAGAISIGALLAAPRARGLFRRAVLQSGAPTALPPGAAARRTTELIAKRLGVAATAEALAAVDPAALLAAQTEVTSGGSPLTGGNSFQIVVDGDLLPRDPLEALLDGAASDIDLLMGSTSEEYRLWFVPSGLTERLSAFKLRLALLKFKVPGATARTYRANRPDATPGELLGALATDLLLRVPLNRVADAHAGAPGSTHLYEFGWPSPVLRLGACHALEIGFVFDTLDRPDAVALTGEDAPQELADAMHAAWVSFAVSGDPGWPGWDASRPVMGFGPGKPAVLRAPRDEELRGWAPYRKKS; from the coding sequence ATGACAGCCGTACCCCTTCCGATACCCGGAACGTCGCCTCGGGTCAGTACGGCCCACGGGGCGGTGCGCGGCACGCTGGAGCAGGGTGTCGCCGTCTTCCGGGGCATCCCGTACGCCGCCGCGCCGGTCGGCCCCCGGCGCTTCCGGGCTCCCGAGCCGCCCGAGCCCTGGGAAGGGGTGCGGGACGCGGTGGCGTTCGGGCCGACCGCACCCAAACGGCCGTACTCCCCGCCGCTGGACCGGCTGCTGCCCGACCCCGATGTGGCGGGCGAGGGCTGCCTCAACCTCAATGTGTGGACACCGTCCCCGGCCCGCACCGGGCTGCCGGTGCTCGTCTGGATCCACGGCGGCTCGCTGCTGCACGGTTCGTCGTCCGTTCCGCTGTACGACGGGACCGCGTTCGCCCGTGACGGTGTGGTCCTGGTGTCGGTCAACTACCGGCTCGGCATCGAGGGCTTCGGGGTGCTCCCGGACGCGCCCGCGAACCTGGGGCTGCTCGACCAGATCGCGGCGCTGACCTGGGTGCGGGACAACATCGCGGCGTTCGGCGGCGATCCGGACCTGGTCACGGTGTGCGGCGAGTCGGCGGGGGCGATCAGCATCGGCGCCCTGCTGGCCGCCCCGCGGGCGAGGGGCCTGTTCCGGCGGGCGGTGCTGCAGAGCGGTGCGCCGACCGCGCTGCCGCCGGGCGCGGCCGCCCGCCGCACCACGGAGCTGATCGCCAAGCGGCTCGGGGTCGCGGCGACGGCCGAGGCACTGGCCGCGGTGGATCCGGCCGCACTGCTGGCCGCGCAGACCGAGGTGACGTCCGGCGGCTCCCCGCTGACCGGCGGGAACTCCTTCCAGATCGTGGTGGACGGCGATCTGCTGCCCCGCGATCCGCTCGAAGCACTGCTGGACGGTGCCGCGTCCGACATCGATCTGCTGATGGGCTCGACCAGCGAGGAGTACCGGCTCTGGTTCGTACCCAGCGGTCTGACGGAGCGGCTGTCCGCGTTCAAGCTCAGGCTGGCCCTGCTGAAGTTCAAGGTGCCCGGCGCCACGGCGCGTACGTACCGCGCGAACCGGCCGGACGCCACGCCGGGCGAGCTGCTCGGGGCGCTCGCCACCGATCTGCTGCTGCGTGTCCCGCTGAACCGGGTCGCCGACGCCCACGCCGGTGCCCCGGGAAGCACTCATCTCTACGAGTTCGGCTGGCCGTCCCCGGTGCTGCGGCTGGGTGCCTGTCACGCGCTGGAGATCGGTTTCGTCTTCGACACGCTGGACCGGCCCGACGCGGTGGCGCTGACCGGTGAGGACGCCCCGCAGGAGCTGGCCGACGCGATGCACGCGGCGTGGGTGTCGTTCGCGGTGTCCGGCGACCCCGGCTGGCCGGGCTGGGACGCCTCGCGCCCGGTGATGGGCTTCGGCCCCGGGAAGCCCGCCGTGCTGCGGGCCCCGCGCGACGAGGAGCTGCGCGGCTGGGCGCCGTACCGGAAGAAGTCCTGA
- a CDS encoding polysaccharide deacetylase family protein, with amino-acid sequence MNASDTPVHRRSALRTGAGAALAGVLAAGCADHDAAGTPAGTVTDAVSPNNPVGATTRPPSPQPAPGPRRFPGQPVQIDHGPRDHARVALTFHGQGDPAIARTVLAEAERAHVRVTVLAVGSWLDEHPGMARRILDGGHELGNHTQHHVDISSMGETEAYAEIDGCAQRLRRLTGSIGTWFRPSRTRYATPLVQRLAARAGYPHVLSYDVDSLDFTSPGAAAVTRKVAGEIRNGSVVSLHFGYADTVAALPLLLTEIDRRQLRAVTTTELLT; translated from the coding sequence ATGAACGCCTCCGACACTCCGGTGCACCGCCGCAGCGCCCTGCGCACGGGAGCAGGGGCCGCCCTCGCCGGTGTCCTCGCCGCCGGATGCGCGGACCACGACGCCGCCGGCACACCGGCCGGGACCGTCACGGACGCGGTGAGCCCGAACAACCCCGTCGGCGCGACCACCCGGCCCCCGTCCCCGCAGCCCGCGCCCGGACCGCGCCGCTTCCCCGGACAGCCGGTCCAGATCGACCACGGCCCCCGTGACCACGCCCGCGTCGCCCTCACCTTCCACGGCCAGGGCGACCCCGCCATCGCCCGCACCGTGCTCGCCGAGGCCGAACGGGCCCACGTCCGGGTCACCGTCCTCGCCGTCGGCAGCTGGCTCGACGAACACCCCGGGATGGCCCGGCGCATCCTCGACGGCGGCCACGAACTCGGCAACCACACCCAGCACCACGTCGACATCTCCTCGATGGGCGAGACCGAGGCGTACGCGGAGATCGACGGCTGCGCCCAGCGGCTGCGCAGGCTCACCGGCTCCATCGGCACCTGGTTCCGGCCCTCGCGAACCCGGTACGCCACCCCGCTCGTCCAGCGGCTGGCCGCCAGGGCGGGCTACCCGCACGTCCTCTCGTACGACGTGGACTCCCTCGACTTCACCTCTCCCGGCGCCGCGGCCGTGACCCGCAAGGTGGCCGGGGAGATCCGCAACGGATCGGTGGTGAGCCTGCACTTCGGCTACGCGGACACGGTCGCCGCGCTGCCCCTCCTCCTCACCGAAATCGACCGCCGCCAACTGCGCGCGGTGACGACCACGGAGCTGCTGACCTGA